GTTTTATAAAGAGTGGGAAGGGGTATTGTAATCTAAGGTTATACCTGACAGGTTTTAAAAACCTGTCAGGTATAAAACGACTCATTTCTCACAACGCACAAACACACAGTTAACCACCAATAATTCAAAAGATAATGAAAAGCATCAACCAACTGAGACTTATTACAGTTTTCACCGCATTACTCCTTTGCGGAACAACACAAGGAGAGACTTTGAAGCTTAACCTGAAAAAGGGTGACCAATTCCTGATGCATGGCCGCTTCAACATCACCACTTCGATCATTGCACCGGATAAGAACATGGAAATGCATGTAAAATTCGCTCCGGATATTTTGTATCGGATTAAAGAACAGACTCCGCAGGGGTACGCGATGGATGTTTCGTTTGAAAGACTGCTCATGAATGCCGCAACTCCACTAAAAGAGAAAGACTTCAGCATTGATACCGACGCTATTGCATTCAGCGACTCCCTCAGCACAACGACAGGCGATGTTGACCTGAAGAAACAACTGGGTATTATGTTGAAAATGATGATGGGAAAAAGCCTCTCCCTGGACGTTGCCCGGAATGGAAAGATACTAAAAACCGGGAATATTGCAGAAGCAATGCAACCGGCCCTGAATTACATGACCCGCCAACTGGCCAAAATGAAACTACCGGCTGATTCCTTAGAGAAAATCAAGGCAAAGCAAAAGAATAACCTCAAACAGGCTGATTTTGCTTCAGGGTTCGAGAAAACGTTCATCGAATTACCGGAGAAACCGCTTAATCCGGGGGACACCTGGCAAACGTTCACTCCTTTGCAAGGTGACACATTACATAAAATGACCAACACCTACAAATTACTAGCTATAAATCCGGACGAATACCTGATTGAAAGCGTTTCGAGCCTGCCGGAAATGCCTTCATCCGGGGCAGGTGGTTTTCTGGCCATGCTGTTCAAGCTGGAAATCGGAGAAAACAAAGCAATATATCATCTGGACCGTAAAACAGGATGGATTAAGAGCTTAGATGGTTCGATGACAATTTCCATTACCATCAATAGTAATTCTTCAGACAAGAAGCAAGCCGAAGGTAAAAGTACCAAAATGTCGATCCGGACCGACTATACAGTCACGATGTAAGAACAGGTGATTAGCTCACGGTTGAGCTCTTGATCGTAATACCAACAAAATTGATTCATCTCCTTATTCCGTTTAACCTTTCAGAAAAACCACCATCATGAACAGAGTACTCCTTTCCCTTCTTGTCTTGCTATTTGGCACATTGATTTCATGCCGGGGAGTGAATCACTCAAACGAAACAATTAAGGCCATTGAGAAAACGGATTCGTGCCTTACGGATGCTGCCAACAAATATGAGGTGTATATTCCGGCAAGGACGAAAGAGGAGGAAAAGTTGCCATTACTGGTGATTATTGATGCGCATGGTTCCGGAAAGTTTGCCCTGAATAAATTCAAGCTGGCTGCCGGGAAATATCCGATGATATTAGTCGCTTCCGATTATGTAAAAAACGGTTTTGAAGGGTATGACCGGGCAATACAAACACTGATTAACGATGTACGCAGCAAATATCCGGTAGGGAAAGCACTGTTCCTGACCGGTTTTTCGGGTGGAGCACGCATGGCATTGGGTTATGCGTTGGGACATCCGGCAGACGGACTGATCCTTTGTGGGGCTTTGGCCGGACGGAACGAAATCAGCACCCTCTCCTGCCCGATCATCTCCATTTCAGGAACGGATGATTTTAATTTTATGGAGACGGCTCAGTATCTTTTTCAGGAAGAATCCCTTCCGCATAATCTGAAAATTGAATTGACCAATGCTTCACACAGCTGGCCCGACAGCCTGATACTGGACAATGCAGTGGGGTATCTGCATTTCGTCACGCCAAATGCAGAATCTGCGAATACGAGGACTCAACTAACAGCCTATAATCAGCAACAACAAACCCGAATTGAATCACTGAAGCAACAGGGAGATTACCTGAAAGCAGCACTTATCGCCCGAAATATGGCCTCCGTTGAGCTCTTTGACTGGAATAAAACATTTGCCACAACCTATAATTCCCTGAAAAACGATGTGGTGTACAGAAATCAGCTCAGCCGTCTCGGAAATTGCCTGAACTACGAAATCGGGATGCGTCAGACTTATGTGGAGGCTTTCAACACCAAAGAGAGCAACTGGTGGAAAAACGAAATCAATACCGTTGAAGGTAAAATCAAAACCGAACAGGACGCCATGCGTGCAGACATGTACCGGAGAATTAAAGGATTCTGGGGAATAGTCTGTTACTCGCTGGGGAAACAAGCCATAGCTCAACACAATGCAGACTTACTGAACCGGGTTTTATTCGTTTACCGCACGATAGAACCTGAAAACTCCGAGATGTATTACTACTCTGCCTTCCCTCCTTTCTGGCAGGGTAACAATGAGGCGACAATTTCCGTTCTTCGAAAAGCGCTCAAAGCCGGATTTACTGACCTGAACAGGTTGAAAACGGATTTTCCGGAATCAATCAGTTCTAAGCTTTAAAGGCTCGTATCAAAAGAATTGTAAGTCTGACTCTCAAGCTCCACCGGGCAATCCAAGTTTGTTCGTTTATTTCATTACTGTCAATCCGGCAAGCGGCTTTGAGCCGCTGCCCGGTGTGGGGCTCTAGCATTCAGTAGCTATGAGCCGCTTAAAGTGTAACAAATACCCCCTTAAATTTGAACATTCTTAAATCTTGTCCCAGGTAAAATGGAATCTGAGACAAAAGGAGCTTCCATTTCCACACATCCAGCCACATTCCACACCACACAATTCCACAAATTTCCACACTCCACAAAATCATTATTCATAAATATATCAGCGCATTAGCAATTCCGGCACAATGATTGTCCTTTTCAAAGAGAGTAACAAACCTCTAAAATCAATCATTATGAAACCGCTAAGAATAATAGTAACCGGAATGGCAATCTTCATTGCCTGTGCCATGCACGCTCAATTTTCCATCAGTGTAAATATCGGTGCCCGTCCGTCATGGGCTCCCGCTGTAGAAGCGAGTGTACGGTATTATTACCTGCCCGATGTAGATGTATATTATGACATTCCCTCGTCTATGTTTATTTA
The Parabacteroides sp. FAFU027 DNA segment above includes these coding regions:
- a CDS encoding DUF6263 family protein, whose protein sequence is MKSINQLRLITVFTALLLCGTTQGETLKLNLKKGDQFLMHGRFNITTSIIAPDKNMEMHVKFAPDILYRIKEQTPQGYAMDVSFERLLMNAATPLKEKDFSIDTDAIAFSDSLSTTTGDVDLKKQLGIMLKMMMGKSLSLDVARNGKILKTGNIAEAMQPALNYMTRQLAKMKLPADSLEKIKAKQKNNLKQADFASGFEKTFIELPEKPLNPGDTWQTFTPLQGDTLHKMTNTYKLLAINPDEYLIESVSSLPEMPSSGAGGFLAMLFKLEIGENKAIYHLDRKTGWIKSLDGSMTISITINSNSSDKKQAEGKSTKMSIRTDYTVTM